The following coding sequences lie in one Rutidosis leptorrhynchoides isolate AG116_Rl617_1_P2 chromosome 4, CSIRO_AGI_Rlap_v1, whole genome shotgun sequence genomic window:
- the LOC139839710 gene encoding protein MET1, chloroplastic-like, which produces MEEASKLTEKEIIRAERNSGIVSGELREIQIQNYLRKKEQKETRERELREGLQLYKSGKYEEALEKFESVLGSKLEINEASVASYNVACCYSKLNQIQAGLSALKDALQLDFLL; this is translated from the exons ATGGAAGAAGCAAGTAAGCTAACCGAAAAGGAGATCATTCGGGCTGAGAGAAATTCTGGAATTGTTAGCGGTGAACTTAGGGAAATTCAG ATACAAAATTACTTGAGGAAGAAAGAACAAAAGGAAACTCGAGAAAGGGAGCTTCGTGAAGGCTTGCAGCTATACAA GAGTGGAAAGTATGAAGAAGCATTGGAAAAGTTTGAGTCGGTTTTGGGGTCAAAACTAGAGATTAATGAAGCTTCGGTGGCAAGTTACAACGTTGCATGCTGCTATTCTAAGCTAAATCAG ATACAAGCCGGACTTTCTGCTTTAAAAGATGCTTTGCAATTGGACTTTCTGCTTTAa
- the LOC139845402 gene encoding protein LATERAL BRANCHING OXIDOREDUCTASE 1-like produces the protein MGEVDPTFIQELEHRPKPSVVEAHGIPQIDLAPFINSKPTDTNDHTAAIQNLVAEVHDACKNWGFFQVINHGVPIDSRERVQSAAKRFFNQTVEEKRKVKRDESNPFGYYDTEHTKNVRDWKEVFDFTVENPTVMPSSYEPEDERTTEFTNQWPQPPQELREACEEYVKDVQKLSNKLLELISLSLNLPANRLQPFFKDQTTFVRLNHYPPCNAPDLALGVGRHKDAGALTVLTQDDVGGLEVKRKTDGEWIFVKPTPNAFIINVGDIIQVWSNDTYESVEHRVRVNSTRERFSIPFFVNPAHYTIVEPLAELIDEQNPAKYEGYNWGKFFVTRKRSNFKKLDVENIQIHHFKKLDEQKIDDVVSRFENVVI, from the exons ATGGGAGAAGTTGATCCAACTTTCATCCAAGAACTCGAACACAGACCAAAACCATCAGTAGTCGAAGCTCATGGAATTCCACAAATTGATCTCGCACCTTTCATAAACTCGAAACCAACCGACACCAATGATCATACGGCCGCGATACAAAATCTTGTTGCCGAGGTCCATGACGCGTGCAAAAACTGGGGCTTTTTTCAAGTGATCAACCACGGGGTTCCAATCGATAGCCGAGAACGGGTACAGTCAGCAGCCAAGAGGTTTTTCAATCAAACGGTCGAAGAAAAGAGGAAGGTGAAGAGAGATGAATCGAATCCGTTTGGTTATTATGATACCGAACATACAAAAAATGTGAGAGACTGGAAAGAAGTCTTTGATTTTACGGTCGAGAATCCAACCGTGATGCCTAGTTCTTATGAGCCGGAGGATGAACGGACCACTGAGTTTACGAATCAGTGGCCTCAACCTCCTCAGGAATTAAG GGAGGCATGTGAAGAATATGTTAAGGATGTGCAAAAACTGTCAAACAAACTGTTAGAGTTGATATCTTTGAGCTTGAACCTCCCTGCGAACCGATTACAGCCCTTTTTCAAGGACCAGACAACTTTTGTTCGGCTCAACCACTACCCACCATGCAACGCACCTGACTTAGCCCTTGGTGTTGGCCGACACAAGGATGCAGGTGCGTTGACTGTTTTGACTCAAGACGACGTAGGAGGTTTAGAAGTTAAACGAAAAACAGACGGAGAGTGGATCTTTGTCAAGCCTACACCAAATGCTTTCATTATCAATGTTGGGGACATAATTCAG GTATGGAGCAATGATACATATGAGAGTGTAGAACACAGGGTGAGGGTGAACTCTACAAGAGAGAGGTTTTCGATCCCATTTTTCGTGAACCCTGCACACTATACTATCGTTGAACCGCTAGCAGAGTTGATAGATGAGCAAAACCCTGCCAAATATGAGGGTTACAATTGGGGGAAGTTCTTTGTCACTCGAAAGCGTAGTAATTTCAAGAAACTTGATGTTGAGAACATCCAGATTCATCATTTCAAGAAATTAGATGAGCAAAAAATTGATGATGTTGTTTCTCGTTTTGAGAATGTGGTTATATAA
- the LOC139842777 gene encoding uncharacterized protein, which produces MKLKDKYGRIFRLEQDELATVADRIRWSGSEWVFTWCWTRSPSGRTPAELSEMELEISIMQFHNEHQDSWTWSLSNNSSRHFNTCDLSRIIDDISLNTESAGTETLKNYLLPQKFGIFVWRAKMRRLPVRVELDKRGMDLDSLLCPRCNDTTESVDHALFLCKYVMDIWDRVYNWWNIGHVSNLSVVEAFCGNNNHIKSAKGKQLWQVVEWVTGYMILRNRNKKAFENKDINEALILNEIQIRSFEWVNKSSKKLRIDWHQWLINPKEAG; this is translated from the coding sequence ATGAAGCTTAAGGATAAATATGGCAGAATTTTCCGATTAGAACAAGACGAGTTAGCGACAGTAGCTGATCGAATTCGATGGTCGGGATCAGAGTGGGTCTTCACGTGGTGCTGGACAAGATCGCCATCAGGTCGTACTCCAGCGGAGCTATCAGAGATGGAATTGGAAATTAGCATAATGCAGTTTCATAACGAACATCAAGACTCGTGGACGTGGTCACTTAGCAACAACAGTTCGAGGCACTTCAACACATGTGACTTATCCAGAATAATCGATGATATAAGCTTAAATACCGAAAGTGCAGGTACAGAAACTTTAAAAAACTATTTGCTACCTCAAAAATTCGGGATTTTTGTTTGGAGAGCGAAGATGAGGAGGCTCCCGGTTAGGGTTGAATTGGATAAGAGAGGTATGGACTTAGATTCGTTATTATGCCCTCGTTGTAATGACACAACCGAGTCCGTTGACCATGCGTTATTCTTATGTAAATACGTTATGGATATATGGGATCGGGTTTACAATTGGTGGAACATAGGACATGTCTCGAATCTAAGTGTGGTGGAAGCATTTTGTGGAAACAACAATCATATCAAGTCGGCAAAAGGAAAGCAACTATGGCAAGTGGTCGAGTGGGTTACTGGGTACATGATATTGAGGAATCGAAACAAGAAGGCGTTCGAGAACAAAGATATAAACGAGGCTCTCATACTCAATGAGATCCAAATTCGAAGCTTTGAGTGGGTTAATAAGAGTTCGAAGAAATTACGCATAGATTGGCATCAATGGCTAATTAATCCAAAAGAAGCCGGTTAA